Proteins encoded together in one Bosea sp. (in: a-proteobacteria) window:
- a CDS encoding ABC transporter permease — protein sequence MIEGESRGFRRLHTGYLIFVLGLLLLPLLALLPMSFSPTATVVAWPAPWSARWYDAVASSPEWRRALGWSLLTATFASAIATTTGYFGAAAIVRAGARGSAALQMLLLSPMMVPQVVVALATYVLATSLGLHGHWLILAVGQSLLGLPVAAMIIAASLRGIHESVIRAGISLGGSRAQVFWRIVFPMSLHAILSAAALTFLIAFDELLIAVFLATPSLQTLPVRIYESVHYELTPAVAVISVLLTALLCAGVVLNQIVQWTAARLKGGAR from the coding sequence ATGATCGAGGGCGAATCCCGCGGCTTCCGCAGACTGCATACCGGCTACCTGATCTTCGTCCTCGGGCTTCTGCTGCTGCCGCTGCTGGCGCTCCTGCCGATGTCGTTCAGCCCGACGGCGACCGTCGTCGCGTGGCCCGCGCCATGGTCGGCGCGCTGGTACGACGCCGTCGCCTCCTCGCCGGAATGGCGCCGGGCCCTGGGCTGGAGCCTGCTGACGGCGACCTTCGCGAGCGCGATCGCGACGACCACGGGCTATTTCGGGGCCGCCGCGATCGTCAGGGCGGGCGCGCGCGGCAGCGCCGCCCTCCAGATGCTGCTGCTGTCGCCGATGATGGTTCCGCAGGTCGTGGTCGCGCTCGCGACCTATGTGCTCGCGACCTCGCTCGGCCTGCACGGCCACTGGCTGATCCTGGCCGTCGGCCAGTCCCTGCTCGGCTTGCCCGTGGCCGCGATGATCATCGCGGCGAGCCTTCGCGGCATCCACGAGAGCGTCATCCGCGCCGGCATCAGCCTCGGCGGCTCCCGCGCGCAGGTGTTCTGGCGGATCGTCTTCCCGATGTCCCTGCACGCGATCCTGTCGGCGGCGGCCCTCACCTTCCTGATCGCCTTCGACGAGCTCCTGATCGCCGTCTTCCTCGCCACGCCCAGCCTGCAGACGCTCCCGGTCCGCATCTACGAATCCGTCCACTACGAGCTCACCCCCGCCGTCGCGGTGATCAGCGTGCTCTTGACCGCGCTGCTATGCGCCGGTGTGGTGCTCAACCAGATCGTCCAATGGACGGCGGCGCGCCTCAAGGGGGGCGCACGCTAG